Proteins encoded in a region of the Micropterus dolomieu isolate WLL.071019.BEF.003 ecotype Adirondacks linkage group LG07, ASM2129224v1, whole genome shotgun sequence genome:
- the LOC123973681 gene encoding histamine N-methyltransferase-like, which yields MAAEAKQTCYEGSSVQSFRFFLEHSGEHQAILQRVHDILPGEFKRIGAGKSSLDFLGVGSGGGELDVQMLTLLQSIFPAVPITADTVEGSSQLTDNFKALVAKTTNLQKIPFCWHIMKCEDYEKQVKAKGDMKKFDFIHMIQMIYYVDNLSTTIKFYHSLLKNNGRLMIINEAANGGWDILWKTYKKELCVDAITEYRSSGEILACLKSQGLKYEEHVIPNTFDITECFNPSSQTGQRLLNFMTATDNFYQSFTPEIRAGILDLLRNKCSTEKDGRVLFNSNLSCILVYA from the exons ATGGCTGCAGAAGCGAAGCAGACTTGTTACGAGGGCAGTTCTGTCCAAAGCTTTCGGTTCTTCCTAGAACATTCGGGAGAGCACCAGGCTATTCTCCAGCGTGTTCATGACATCCTGCCAGGAGAATTTAAAAG AATTGGAGCAGGAAAAAGCAGCCTGGATTTTCTTGGTGTCGGAAGTGGTGGAG GGGAGTTGGATGTCCAGATGCTCACTCTACTGCAGTCTATATTCCCTGCTGTCCCGATCACTGCGGACACTGTGGAGGGCAGCTCTCAGCTCACAGACAACTTCAAAG CTTTGGTAGCAAAGACCACCAACCTTCAGAAGATCCCATTTTGTTGGCATATCATGAAGTGCGAGGACTATGAGAAGCAAGTCAAAGCAAAGGGTGACATGAAGAAATTTGACTTCATACACATGATTCAG ATGATCTACTATGTGGATAATCTCTCCACTACTATCAAGTTCTACCACAGCCTTCTGAAGAACAATGGCAGGCTTATGATAATCAATGAAGCAG CTAATGGTGGCTGGGACATCCTGTGGAAGACTTACAAGAAAGAGCTCTGTGTCGACGCAATCACAGAGTACCGCTCCTCAGGAGAGATTCTTGCCTGCCTGAAGAGCCAGGGTCTGAAATACGAGGAACACGTCATTCCCAACACATTTGACATCACTGAGTGCTTCAATCCGAGCAGCCAGACTGGACAACGTCTGCTGAATTTCATGACAGCAACAGATAACTTCTACCAGTCTTTCACCCCAGAGATCAGAGCTGGCATATTGGATCTTCTCAGAAACAAGTGCAGCACTGAAAAGGACGGCAGGGTGTTGTTCAACAGTAACTTGAGCTGCATACTCGTTTATGCTTGA
- the LOC123974352 gene encoding histamine N-methyltransferase-like, producing MASQLRSLVNDDNRYQKSFQLFLERSSEHQCMQDFIHNMLPDILASIGDGKPHLNVIGVGSGAGEIDLEMLSVLRLKHPGVTVDNEVVEPSSQQLHNYRVLVAQKPDLDYIKFTWNKMTASEFEEHWKVKKITKKADFIHMIQMLYYVKDPGATISFFQSLLDKNGKLIIMLVSGESGWGKLWQTYRKQLCNTEISQCVTAGDIKSILDSKGVSYQSYELPSQMDITECFTEGDERGELLLDFLTEVLDFSKTVSPELKAGVLELLRHPDCSVESNGKVIFNNNLGVIVIDQST from the exons ATGGCATCTCAGCTTAGGAGTCTGGTTAATGATGATAACAGGTACCAGAAATCCTTCCAGCTTTTTCTGGAGCGCTCCTCTGAGCATCAGTGTATGCAGGACTTCATCCACAATATGCTGCCAGATATACTGGCCAG CATTGGAGATGGAAAGCCCCATCTAAATGTCATTGGAGTTGGAAGTGGAGCTG GTGAGATTGACCTAGAGATGCTCTCCGTGCTTCGTCTGAAGCACCCAGGGGTGACGGTGGATAACGAGGTGGTGGAGCCGAGCAGCCAGCAGCTACATAACTACAGAG TTTTGGTGGCACAGAAACCAGATTTAGATTACATCAAATTCACTTGGAACAAGATGACTGCCTCTGAGTTTGAGGAGCACTGGAAAGTGAAAAAGATTACTAAGAAGGCTGACTTCATTCACATGATACAG ATGCTGTACTATGTGAAGGATCCTGGAGCTACAATCAGCTTCTTCCAGAGTCTTCTTGACAAGAATGGGAAGCTTATTATCATGCTAGTGTCTG GTGAGAGTGGTTGGGGAAAGCTGTGGCAGACCTACAGGAAACAGCTCTGTAACACAGAAATAAGTCAGTGTGTGACCGCAGGAGACATCAAAAGCATCCTGGACTCCAAGGGAGTGAGCTACCAGAGCTACGAGCTGCCATCTCAAATGGACATCACTGAGTGTTTCACTGAGGGGGATGAGAGGGGAGAGCTGCTACTTGATTTTCTCACTGAGGTGCTGGACTTCAGTAAAACAGTCTCACCTGAGTTGAAAGCCGGTGTCTTGGAGTTACTTCGGCACCCAGACTGTAGTGTAGAGTCCAACGGAAAGGTTATCTTTAACAACAACCTTGGAGTGATAGTCATAGATCAGTCCACTTAA